GTCAACGCTGCCGGCGAAGGTAAGCCGGAGGATGTAGCCAAAGCAGTCGTAGAATCCCTCTCTAAATTATCAGAATTCGCAAGTACCCATAATATCAACGTAATTGTAGAAAACCATGGCGGCATTTCATCTAATGGTAAATGGCTGTCTGGTGTCATGAAAACAATCAACCGCCCTAACTGTGGTACCCTCCCTGATTTTGGCAACTTCTGCCTGAACAGAACAAAACCTGAAGCCAATACGCCTGAAGCATGGGCAAAAACTAAATGCCTGGAAGAATATGACCGCTATGAAGGGGTCACAGAGCTCATGCCCTTTGCGAAAGGCGCCAGTGCCAAAACCTATGATTTCGATGCAAATGGTAACTGCGTAGAAACAGACTATCATAAAATGCTGAAGATCGTAAAAGAGGCCGGTTATACAGGTCATATCGGTATAGAATACGAGGGCAACCAATTGTCCGAAGATGAAGGGGTGAGAAAAACATTAGCACTTCTAAAGAAAGTGGGAGAGGAACTTAGCTAAGTTCCTCCCTCCCTTATGTTACCATTTATCAAACATCTTTTAACTTGATAGTTTTATAATATCTTAGTAGTCAATTTTTAAATGCTTCTTTCGTCCGCCGTTTAGCAGTTCGTCCCCAAAAACATTGTTAGCAACTGTAAGTTTGTAGTACAACCTTCCTCAATGGATAAATTTATTTTGTTCGGCGCAGTGGCAAGTATGTTTATGATTCTTGCCTTTTATATTGATAAGCTGATATCCTTCTTTGAGGACGTAGATGAAAATGAGGTGTTGGATGTGGGTTATGGTACTTGTTCCAGAGGAGGATTTCCAGTTTCTTCGGCCAGTCCGGAGGCTCCTGTTCTACTGACCGGTATCCACTGTATGGTGGGTAACCAGTACGTATACATCTATCCTAATCCACAGGATCGCTTCCTGGCGGGGTACTTTGTACAGGTAGTAGGGACCAGGATCCTGTACAAAATAGGTAATTTCGGGGATGAGGCGATCATCATCGGTATACCTGAAAAACTACTGGGGAAAAGATTTACCCTGCAATATGCGGCTTTTGATACCCAGGACCGTGTGAGTAATAAGATCACAGTGGTGGTCGATGGCATACCTTCGCTGGTAAATGATCTCGCTGATATCTTCCAGCAGAACTGGATGCAGGAAAACTAACCTATAATTTCAAAAGCATTTCTGAGAGCTGGAAGGTCCTGTCCAGTATCACTAAAATAATACCTACACCCAGCACAACCAGCAACTCTATCGTAAGCTTTCTCACCACTCCTTTATCCTGGATATTTCTCCAGACTAGCGGCAGGTTTACCACTGCACTTGCCAGCGAGGATAGTATTGCTACATTCCCTGCCAGCGCCGGACTTATTCTGTTGTGCATGGCCATGGTAGCTGCTGCGGCCGTCGTACTGGCGCTACTCACCAATCCCCCAAATACACCGGTAGCCAGTAAACCATATGAGCCAAATACCCTTGTCAGCAAGGTGCCACCTACCTGGATCAGGATGAACAATAAGCCAAACCATAATACCTTAGGCAATGAAATAGGAGAGGCAAGTTTTAGCGTGCCGGTATCCTCCGTCATTTGGGTTTGATGGATCTTATCTCTCCATATAAAAAGAGCGGCCACTATAGACATGGCTAGTAATGGAATCAGGGTAGACGATAAAGAGGCCGGAGAAAATAAGGTGGCAATCACCAGGTTACGGGCAAACATGGCTATGGTGGTCAGCATGCAGAGTGTCGTCATTTTCGAACTGAGACCTGATGTTTGCACCCGCGAGCTCATTTCTGCCACGGTGGCACTACTGTTCACCAATCCTCCGAATACCGCACCCAGGTACAATCCACTCGTACTGAAGATCCGCAGAAATACATAGTTCACAAAGCCAATACCCGCAATGGCAATGATGCTGATCCAGGCATCACTGGGATTGAAAAGTTCCCAGCGATCAATATATTTATCAGGCAGGATAGGATAAATGACAAAGCCGATCAATCCCAGCAAAATGGCACTTCTGATTTCTGATGGCAGCAATCCCCCGGCAAATTTATTCAGTTCTGATTTCCAGGCCAGCAGCATTGTCATTACAATCGCACCAGCCACAGGGGTGAAGATATGGCCTAATCCCACGAGAATCCCTAACACACAATTAACAATGAGGGCAGCAGAGGTCGTGATTTCAACCTGTTTTTCCGTCAGCAGACTCCGTGCATTAATAGCAATGACCAGCAGAAATACGCCAATCATGGAGATAATTATAAACTGCTCGCTGATCACGGCACTTAGCATACCCAGTAAGGCTACTATTGAGAATGTACGGATACCCGCCTCTTTTTGAGACCATTTTCTTTCCATGCCCACCAGCATGCCGATGCCAGTGGAAACTGCCATTTTCAAAGCGATGGGCGCCGCATCTAAGTGCATGAATGCATCCATGGGTTAAAAACAGATTTTAATGAATATTACTTTACCTTCAATTTCACCCTGTCTCCTTTGAACTGATAGGAAAAAGACATTGATTTTTGCATCGTTTGCAACACCTGTTCCAGTGACTGATCAGGAAAACTTCCATTTACAGCAGGTAACCCCGACACATCTCCATCTACATAAATTTCCGTACCATACCACTCTTCCAGTGTATGCATTGCATTCATAAACGGTACATTGGAAAAGGTCAATTCGCCTTTCAGCCAATGATCCAGTTCTGCAGGCTGGTAGGTCTCCTTTTCCATCAGGTCTATTTCTTTGTTCGCCAGCACCATATTGCCTATACCTAGCGTTTCTGCCTGATTATCAGTAGTAGAATGGTAGGATTTAGCTACCTGTACCGTACCGCTACCCAGGTAAGCAGTTGCCCCCTGTTGTGCTTCAAAGCAGCGAATTCTGAAACTGGCAGGGGCATTATTGGTGATAGTGAGAATATTGGTAACCAGCTTGATAGCATGTTTAGTGCTGATCCAGGCTTCCCCATCCAGCAATAAGGTATGTGTTTGTGCATAGTTGTCAGGTACCAGCAGGGTAGAATTCCCATTCAGCAATATCTCAGTACTATCTGGCAGTGTAAGGGAGGTACGGGTACCCATGCTCCCCTCATGAGCGGTATAATTGACCTGCGCCTCTCTGAATGATGCCAGGGCCGGCTTTTTCCCCAGTTTGAAATACCACCTGCCAATTAAATTGGCGCCTAAGACAAGAACGAGAATGATAAACAGCCATATGCTGGACTTTTTGTTTAAAGGCACTGGGAATTTTGATTTTGATGAAGGTATAAAAATAAAGAAAAAATTATAGGCCGTATCCCCATTGGGATCAAATAAAAAATGATCCTTTATTATCAATTTATTTAATTAAAACTTCACTTGTTTTGATATTATCTAAACCTGACTAAAAGCAGGGGCCCCCCTCCGTTGTGGATGTTGGGCGGGACCTTAACTTTGCGCCCCATGGAAAAGCAGCAACCTTTGTCATTCGAGAATACCGCCATCGCCTTTGAATCCAGAACGGATAAAGCATTGAAAAAAGCTGACTTTCTGTTTAGTAACATCGGCAAACCCTGGCTGGTAAAGCTGGGAGCAGCCCTTACGCCCTTAGCCTTTAAGATGCATTTACCCGTAAAAGGAATCATCAAAACCACCATCTTCGATCAGTTCTGCGGAGGTGAAAGCCTGGAAGAAGCTGCCCGTACCGCTGAATCCCTGGACAAATACCACGTAGGCGTGGCACTTGACTATGGCGTAGAAGCCATGGAAGGGGAAGAGAACTATGACCATGCAGTACCGGAATTCATTCGGGCGATCGAATATGCCGGCGACAAATCCAGCATTCCATTCATCGCCATCAAGGTAACCGGCTTTGCCCGTATTTCCCTGCTGGAAAAAATGCATGCCGGCGAAACCCTCTCCAATGAGGAAAAAGCCGAGTTTGACAGGGTGACAAAACGAATCCAGACCATTGCTGCGACTGCTGCTAAATACAACAAAGGACTGCTCATCGATGCGGAAGAAAGCTGGATACAGCAACCGGTAGATGACATGGCCGATATACTGATGGCACAGTTCAACAAAGAAAAAGTGATCATTTACAATACTTTCCAGCTGTATCGTCACGATCGACTGGAGTT
This Chitinophaga sancti DNA region includes the following protein-coding sequences:
- a CDS encoding sugar phosphate isomerase/epimerase family protein, whose translation is MNSHSHRRDFLRQLALYTMGAGMVPTILAACNNGQSTKESDTKDTTAATKAEALGTAKSLFFKISLAEWSFHKALFANQMSHLDFPVKAKKDFGIEAVEYVNQFFKDKAKDKGYLADLKKRCSDNGVRSVLIMCDGEGEMGDQDTKKRHQAVENHYKWVEAAEYLGCHAIRVNAAGEGKPEDVAKAVVESLSKLSEFASTHNINVIVENHGGISSNGKWLSGVMKTINRPNCGTLPDFGNFCLNRTKPEANTPEAWAKTKCLEEYDRYEGVTELMPFAKGASAKTYDFDANGNCVETDYHKMLKIVKEAGYTGHIGIEYEGNQLSEDEGVRKTLALLKKVGEELS
- a CDS encoding MgtC/SapB family protein, producing the protein MDAFMHLDAAPIALKMAVSTGIGMLVGMERKWSQKEAGIRTFSIVALLGMLSAVISEQFIIISMIGVFLLVIAINARSLLTEKQVEITTSAALIVNCVLGILVGLGHIFTPVAGAIVMTMLLAWKSELNKFAGGLLPSEIRSAILLGLIGFVIYPILPDKYIDRWELFNPSDAWISIIAIAGIGFVNYVFLRIFSTSGLYLGAVFGGLVNSSATVAEMSSRVQTSGLSSKMTTLCMLTTIAMFARNLVIATLFSPASLSSTLIPLLAMSIVAALFIWRDKIHQTQMTEDTGTLKLASPISLPKVLWFGLLFILIQVGGTLLTRVFGSYGLLATGVFGGLVSSASTTAAAATMAMHNRISPALAGNVAILSSLASAVVNLPLVWRNIQDKGVVRKLTIELLVVLGVGIILVILDRTFQLSEMLLKL
- a CDS encoding DUF4974 domain-containing protein, yielding MPLNKKSSIWLFIILVLVLGANLIGRWYFKLGKKPALASFREAQVNYTAHEGSMGTRTSLTLPDSTEILLNGNSTLLVPDNYAQTHTLLLDGEAWISTKHAIKLVTNILTITNNAPASFRIRCFEAQQGATAYLGSGTVQVAKSYHSTTDNQAETLGIGNMVLANKEIDLMEKETYQPAELDHWLKGELTFSNVPFMNAMHTLEEWYGTEIYVDGDVSGLPAVNGSFPDQSLEQVLQTMQKSMSFSYQFKGDRVKLKVK
- a CDS encoding proline dehydrogenase family protein, with protein sequence MEKQQPLSFENTAIAFESRTDKALKKADFLFSNIGKPWLVKLGAALTPLAFKMHLPVKGIIKTTIFDQFCGGESLEEAARTAESLDKYHVGVALDYGVEAMEGEENYDHAVPEFIRAIEYAGDKSSIPFIAIKVTGFARISLLEKMHAGETLSNEEKAEFDRVTKRIQTIAATAAKYNKGLLIDAEESWIQQPVDDMADILMAQFNKEKVIIYNTFQLYRHDRLEFLKASFQKAQQQGYLLGAKLVRGAYMEKERKRAQDMGYPSPIQPNKAATDTDYNAAVDFCMQHLDKLAVFIGTHNEDSSMLGARLLEQQDLPHQHPHVSFSQLYGMSDNITFNLAHAGYRVSKYLPYGPVKDVMPYLIRRAQENTSISGQMGRELGLLRKEMQRRGL